In the genome of Rhodamnia argentea isolate NSW1041297 chromosome 3, ASM2092103v1, whole genome shotgun sequence, one region contains:
- the LOC115731854 gene encoding fe(2+) transport protein 1-like produces MSTPLLKPTPIVLLLLHLTFSLLIPPALSVVPEECTAESGSCFDKAKALPLKIIAIVSILVTSLIGVCSPLFTRSVPALHPDRDLFVIVKCFAAGIILATGFMHVLPDSFDMLSSQCLKENPWHKFPFTGFVAMLSALVTLMVDSMATSVYSRKHNVGIIPESERHDVHQEMGVVTAAHLHSHGHGHGHRHHGVAAAAAKVEPTSSQLLRYRVVAMVLELGIVVHSVVIGLGLGASSNVCTIKGLVAALCFHQMFEGMGLGGCILQAEYKWLKKLVMVFFFAATTPFGIAIGIALSSTYRENSPSSLITVGLLNASSAGLLIYMALVDLLAADFMGPKLQHSIKLQIKSCAAVLLGAGGMSLMAKWA; encoded by the exons ATGTCCACTCCACTCCTCAAGCCCACCcccatcgtcctcctcctcctccacctcacCTTCTCCCTCCTTATCCCGCCGGCGCTCTCCGTCGTGCCCGAAGAGTGCACCGCCGAGTCCGGCAGCTGCTTCGACAAGGCCAAGGCCCTCCCCCTCAAGATCATTGCCATCGTCTCCATCCTCGTCACGAGTTTGATCGGTGTCTGCTCCCCGCTGTTCACCCGCTCGGTCCCGGCCCTCCACCCCGACCGCGACCTCTTCGTCATCGTCAAGTGCTTCGCAGCGGGCATCATCCTCGCCACTGGGTTCATGCACGTGCTGCCCGACTCCTTCGACATGCTGTCCTCGCAGTGCTTGAAGGAGAACCCTTGGCACAAGTTCCCGTTCACCGGGTTCGTCGCCATGCTGAGCGCCCTCGTGACACTGATGGTCGACTCGATGGCGACGAGTGTGTACAGCAGGAAGCACAACGTCGGCATCATACCCGAAAGCGAGCGCCACGATGTCCATCAGGAGATGGGTGTGGTGACCGCGGCACATTTGCATAGCCACGGCCACGGCCATGGCCACCGCCACCATGGAGTGGCGGCAGCTGCGGCGAAGGTGGAGCCCACGAGTTCTCAGCTGCTTCGGTACAGGGTTGTTGCAATG GTGCTGGAGCTAGGAATAGTGGTACACTCAGTGGTGATAGGGCTGGGATTGGGAGCCTCGAGCAATGTTTGCACCATCAAGGGCCTTGTGGCTGCTCTTTGCTTCCATCAAATGTTTGAAGGCATGGGTCTTGGCGGCTGCATTCTTCAG GCAGAGTACAAGTGGTTGAAGAAGCTGGTGATGGTGTTCTTCTTTGCGGCGACGACCCCGTTCGGGATTGCGATAGGGATCGCGCTGTCGAGCACGTACCGGGAGAACAGCCCGAGCTCGCTCATCACGGTCGGCCTGCTCAACGCGTCGTCAGCGGGGCTCCTGATCTACATGGCCCTGGTCGACCTCCTCGCCGCTGACTTCATGGGGCCGAAGCTGCAGCACAGCATCAAGCTCCAGATCAAGTCCTGTGCGGCTGTGCTCCTGGGTGCTGGTGGCATGTCTCTCATGGCCAAATGGGCTTGA
- the LOC115754041 gene encoding pyruvate dehydrogenase E1 component subunit beta-3, chloroplastic produces MAAAIFQGFGASTALSLSKSFDSKRVKLPFGRSLSERRASFVVVRSDGRVVSDSCRARKLVTHAVATKADSAAATSASKPGHELLLFEALQEGLEEEMDRDPHVCVMGEDVGHYGGSYKVTKGLAKKFGDLRVLDTPIAENSFTGMGIGAAMTGLRPIVEGMNMGFLLLAYNQISNNCGMLHYTSGGQFKIPIVIRGPGGVGRQLGAEHSQRLESYFQSIPGIQMVACSTPYNAKGLMKAAIRSDNPVILFEHVLLYNLKERIPDEEYVLSLEEAEMVRPGEHVTILTYSRMRYHVMQAAKTLVNKGYDPEVIDIRSLKPFDLHTIGNSVKKTHRVLIVEECMRTGGIGASLTAAINENFHDYLDAPIVCLSSQDVPTPYAGTLEEWTVVQPAQIVTAVEQLCQ; encoded by the exons ATGGCTGCCGCGATTTTCCAAGGATTCGGAGCTTCCACGGCTTTGTCGCTCTCCAAATCCTTCGACTCTAAAAGGGTCAAGCTCCCTTTTGGCAGATCTCTTTCGG AGAGAAGAGCAAGTTTTGTTGTAGTTCGATCTGACGGGAGAGTGGTTTCTGATTCATGCCGTGCCCGAAAGCTCGTCACCCATGCAGTTGCa ACTAAAGCAGATAGTGCGGCGGCGACTTCAGCATCCAAACCCGG GCAtgagcttcttctttttgaagctCTTCAAGAAGGTCTGGAGGAAGAAATGGACAGAGATCCCCACGTATGTGTGATGGGTGAAGATGTGGGTCATTATGGAGGATCCTACAAGGTCACTAAGGGACTAGCTAAGAAATTCGGCGACCTTAGGGTTCTTGACACGCCCATTGCTGAGAACTCCTTCACAGGAATGGGAATTGGAGCTGCCATGACTGGGTTGAGGCCGATTGTGGAAGGTATGAATATGGGGTTTCTCCTTCTCGCATACAACCAAATTTCCAACAACTGCGGCATGCTTCATTACACTTCTGGGGGCCAATTCAAAATACCAATAGTTATTCGCGGCCCTGGTGGAGTCGGGAGGCAACTCGGAGCTGAGCACTCACAGCGTCTGGAGTCGTACTTCCAGTCCATCCCTGGGATTCAAATGGTCGCGTGCTCGACCCCATATAACGCCAAGGGCCTGATGAAAGCCGCAATTCGGAGCGACAATCCTGTTATTCTGTTCGAGCACGTCTTGCTCTACAATCTCAAGGAGAGGATTCCCGATGAAGAGTACGTGTTGTCCCTTGAGGAAGCCGAGATGGTCAGGCCTGGAGAGCATGTGACGATCCTGACGTACTCAAGGATGAGATATCACGTGATGCAAGCAGCGAAAACTCTGGTGAACAAGGGTTACGATCCCGAAGTGATTGACATCAGGTCGCTGAAGCCATTTGATCTTCACACGATTGGGAATTCCGTGAAGAAGACTCACCGCGTGTTGATTGTGGAGGAGTGCATGAGGACTGGTGGGATCGGCGCTAGCTTAACGGCAGCTATCAATGAGAACTTCCATGACTATTTGGATGCACCGATAGTGTGCTTGTCTTCTCAAGACGTGCCGACTCCGTATGCCGGGACGTTGGAGGAGTGGACGGTCGTTCAGCCCGCACAGATTGTAACGGCGGTGGAGCAGCTCTGTCAGTAA
- the LOC115754040 gene encoding cyclin-T1-5-like: MAGYIGGESSSQGLQQQQQEECMGGRWYMLRKEIEENSPSRLDGIDLKKETYLRKCYCTFLQDLGMRLKVPQVTIATAIIFCHRFFLRQSHAKNDRRTIATVCMFLAGKVEETPRPLKDVILVSYEIIHKKDPAAAQRIKQKEVYEQQKELILLGERVVLATLGFDLNVHHPYKPLVEAIKKFKVAQNALAQVAWNFVNDGLRTSLCLQFKPHHIAAGAIFLAAKFLKVKLPSDGERVWWQEFDVTPRQLEEVSNQMLELYEQNRVPPSQGSEVDGSGGGGESTHRPSSKVSGANEEQASKQVSSRAPLDHSVSDYNQRPAQNHGADHADVGSVITDQRVDVEAKENAREHPDQLTGKDNTREHPNKYKAESEHVSGEDQERSSKRHDITEEGEWIDAASRKSVVSRNPELREGSVGQSPKEAIKIDKDKVKAALEKRRKERAEMTKKKDVMDEDDLIERELEHGVELAVEDEKIRRERRPSWSRSDEFDHEKDHDDMGDGKTLITKGQSSRRAEGENAEEGEMLDDASPMPNSRKRKGSPIDRQIEGKKRHEHISNMNRETGDDGHRMGRVGYGDKDHRRHGPENGYTAEREHRRHVLETHRS; the protein is encoded by the exons ATGGCGGGCTACATCGGAGGAGAGTCTTCTTCGCAAGGACTACAGCAGCAACAGCAAGAAGAATGTATGGGAGGTCGATGGTACATGTTGCGAAAGGAGATTGAAGAGAATTCACCGTCGAGACTAGATGGAATCGACCTCAAGAAGGAGACCTATCTACGGAAGTGCTATTGTACCTTTTTACAGGATCTTGGAATGAGGCTCAAAGT GCCTCAAGTCACAATAGCTACGGCAATTATATTTTGTCATCGATTCTTCCTCCGACAATCACATGCAAAAAATGACAGAAGG ACAATTGCAACTGTGTGCATGTTCCTTGCTGGGAAAGTTGAAGAGACTCCGCGCCCACTGAAAGATGTTATACTTGTTTCTTATGAGATAATCCATAAAAAGGATCCTGCAGCTGCTCAGAGGATCAAACAGAAG GAAGTATATGAGCAGCAGAAAGAGCTAATTTTACTAGGAGAGAGGGTTGTACTTGCCACCTTGGGATTTGACCTAAATGTTCACCATCCCTACAAACCTCTTGTTGAAGCAATAAAGAAGTTTAAGGTTGCACAGAATGCACTTGCTCAAGTGGCATGGAATTTTGTGAATGATGG ACTGAGGACATCGCTCTGCCTGCAATTTAAGCCCCATCATATTGCGGCAGGTGCTATATTCCTTGCTGCCAAGTTCCTCAAAGTGAAGCTCCCATCAGATGGTGAGAGGGTCTGGTGGCAAGAGTTTGATGTCACCCCACGTCAATTAGAGG AGGTTAGCAATCAGATGCTTGAACTATACGAGCAAAACAGGGTTCCTCCATCGCAAGGGAGTGAAGTTGATggcagtggtggtggtggtgagtcGACTCATCGTCCCTCTTCAAAAGTTTCAGGTGCAAATGAGGAGCAGGCATCAAAGCAAGTGTCTTCACGTGCTCCACTTGACCATTCGGTCTCTGACTATAATCAGAGACCTGCTCAAAATCATGGTGCTGATCATGCTGATGTGGGTAGTGTTATTACTGATCAAAGGGTTGATGTGGAAGCTAAAGAGAATGCAAGAGAGCACCCTGACCAATTGACTGGTAAAGACAACACGAGAGAGCATCCCAACAAATACAAGGCAGAGTCGGAACATGTTTCTggagaagatcaagaaagaaGCAGCAAAAGACATGATATTACGGAAGAAGGAGAGTGGATAGACGCTGCATCACGTAAATCAGTGGTCAGTCGAAATCCAGAACTCCGGGAAGGATCAGTTGGTCAGTCGCCAAAGGAAGCCATCAAGATTGATAAGGACAAGGTTAAGGCCGCACTTGAGAAAAGGAGGAAGGAGCGTGCAGAaatgacaaagaaaaaggatgtTATGGATGAGGATGACCTGATTGAGAGAGAGCTAGAGCATGGTGTTGAGTTGGCAGTGGAAGATGAGAAAATCAGGAGGGAAAGAAGACCAAGCTGGTCTAGAAGTGACGAGTTTGATCATGAAAAGGACCATGATGATATGGGAGATGGGAAAACCCTGATAACAAAGGGTCAGTCATCAAGAAGAGCAGAAGGCGAAAATGCGGAGGAAGGGGAAATGCTGGATGATGCTTCACCTATGCCGAACTCgcgcaaaagaaaaggaagcccAATCGATAGACAAATAGAAGGAAAGAAGCGGCATGAACACATATCAAATATGAACCGAGAAACTGGAGATGACGGACACAGGATGGGTCGCGTTGGTTATGGAGATAAGGATCATAGAAGGCATGGCCCGGAAAATGGTTATACTGCAGAGAGGGAGCACAGAAGACATGTGTTAGAGACTCATCGGTCATGA